The following proteins are encoded in a genomic region of Methylibium petroleiphilum PM1:
- a CDS encoding sensor histidine kinase produces MTFYERFQRLPIRSKLLAMVLLPLVVVLPLLGLLLLVWGNVALDRLLITKVRSDLAVAQGYFERVLGEVGSSAAAVADSQALHRALDDDTAATSADAGTWVTLLQAFKAREGLDFINLRAPDGTLRITDFGAAPATDGRSPAFRAAAAESGRARASIEVLQPDELARLAPALQDRVAVPLVSTRNAAPTARTQEDRAMVVLATAPVHDERGVLRGHVQAGVLLNRNLPFIDHINEIVYPEGALPFGSRGTATLFLDDVRISTNVRLFGDDPKNRAIGTRVSQAVRDTVLGGGQPWLDRAFVVNDWYVSGYLPLADGAGRRVGMLYVGYLERPFTWLKYAVLLSIGAIFFAVMIGATVVSLRWARSIFKPLEQMARTMQQVEAGGLDARVGAAGHHPDEIGRLAAHLDHLLDVIDDKTRALQRWGDELDRKVVERTRDLEQAQAQLLRSEKLATVGQLTASIAHEVNNPIAVIQGNLDLLRELLGPQTAAKVDAELRLVDEQIERMRLIVTQLLQFARPNEYAGYVDSVSVARALDDSLLLVGPQLARTRIAVQRDDRATASAAINRQELQQVLLNLLINALHAMPDSGTLSLHTRDWHAADGRVQGVQIDVADSGPGLGPEIESRLFQPFVTTKTDGTGLGLWISRSLIERYGGTLTAANRDDGARGAVFSVRLYSELPETTLPA; encoded by the coding sequence ATGACGTTCTACGAGCGCTTCCAGCGGCTGCCGATCCGCAGCAAGCTGCTGGCGATGGTGCTGCTGCCGTTGGTGGTGGTGCTGCCGCTGCTGGGCCTGCTGCTGCTGGTCTGGGGCAACGTGGCGCTGGACCGCCTGCTGATCACCAAGGTGCGCAGCGACCTGGCGGTGGCCCAGGGCTACTTCGAGCGCGTGCTCGGCGAGGTGGGCAGCAGCGCCGCCGCCGTGGCCGACTCGCAGGCACTGCACCGTGCGCTGGACGACGACACGGCGGCGACGTCGGCCGACGCGGGGACGTGGGTGACGCTGCTGCAGGCGTTCAAGGCCCGCGAAGGCCTCGATTTCATCAACTTGCGCGCCCCCGACGGGACGTTGCGCATCACCGACTTCGGCGCGGCCCCGGCCACCGACGGGCGCTCGCCGGCGTTCCGTGCGGCGGCGGCCGAAAGCGGCCGGGCACGCGCCAGCATCGAGGTGCTGCAGCCCGACGAACTGGCGCGTCTCGCGCCGGCGCTGCAGGACCGCGTCGCGGTGCCGCTGGTGAGCACGCGCAACGCCGCGCCCACGGCTCGCACGCAGGAAGACCGCGCGATGGTCGTGCTGGCCACCGCGCCGGTGCACGACGAACGCGGCGTGCTGCGCGGCCACGTGCAGGCCGGCGTGCTGCTGAACCGCAACCTGCCCTTCATCGACCACATCAACGAGATCGTCTACCCCGAAGGCGCGCTGCCCTTCGGCAGCCGCGGCACCGCGACGCTGTTCCTCGACGACGTGCGCATCAGCACCAACGTGCGGCTGTTCGGCGACGATCCCAAGAACCGCGCCATCGGCACCCGCGTGTCGCAGGCGGTACGCGACACCGTGCTCGGCGGCGGTCAGCCGTGGCTGGACCGCGCCTTCGTCGTCAACGACTGGTACGTCTCGGGCTACCTGCCGCTGGCCGACGGCGCCGGCCGGCGCGTCGGCATGCTCTACGTCGGCTACCTGGAACGGCCCTTCACCTGGCTGAAGTACGCCGTGCTGCTGAGCATCGGCGCGATCTTCTTCGCCGTGATGATCGGCGCCACCGTGGTGTCGCTGCGCTGGGCGCGCAGCATCTTCAAGCCGCTGGAGCAGATGGCGCGCACGATGCAGCAGGTCGAGGCCGGTGGGCTCGACGCGCGCGTCGGCGCGGCCGGCCACCACCCCGACGAGATCGGCCGGCTCGCCGCCCACCTGGACCACCTGCTCGACGTGATCGACGACAAGACGCGCGCGCTGCAGCGCTGGGGCGACGAGCTCGACCGCAAGGTGGTCGAGCGCACGCGCGACCTGGAGCAGGCGCAGGCGCAGCTGCTGCGCTCGGAGAAGCTGGCCACCGTGGGCCAGCTCACCGCCAGCATCGCGCACGAGGTCAACAACCCGATCGCGGTGATCCAGGGCAACCTCGACCTGCTCCGCGAGCTGCTCGGGCCGCAGACCGCCGCCAAGGTCGACGCCGAGCTGCGGCTGGTGGACGAGCAGATCGAGCGCATGCGGCTGATCGTCACGCAACTTCTGCAGTTCGCGCGCCCGAACGAATACGCCGGCTACGTGGACAGCGTGAGCGTGGCGCGCGCGCTCGACGACTCGCTGCTGCTGGTCGGGCCTCAGCTCGCGCGCACCCGGATCGCGGTGCAGCGCGACGACCGGGCGACGGCCAGTGCCGCCATCAACCGCCAGGAGCTGCAGCAGGTGCTGCTCAACCTGCTGATCAACGCGCTGCACGCGATGCCCGACAGCGGCACGCTGTCGCTGCACACACGCGACTGGCACGCCGCCGACGGCCGCGTGCAGGGCGTGCAGATCGACGTGGCCGACAGCGGCCCCGGGCTGGGACCGGAGATCGAGTCGCGGCTGTTTCAGCCCTTCGTCACCACCAAGACCGACGGCACCGGCCTGGGCCTGTGGATCAGCCGCAGCCTGATCGAGCGCTACGGCGGCACGCTGACCGCGGCCAACCGCGACGACGGCGCGCGCGGCGCGGTGTTCAGCGTGCGGCTCTACAGCGAACTGCCGGAGACGACGCTGCCGGCCTGA
- a CDS encoding sigma-54-dependent transcriptional regulator: MPASPALPAPAPGLDAWPRASVLLVDDEQGMRNFLEKTLAPRCGNVQSAASAEEADALVRRHRFDLVILDISLPGKSGLAWLRELREQGYSGEVVLITAYADLDTAIEALRAGASDLVLKPFRVTQILNAVKHGLDRTLLKRENWVLKHMISQRGEGFDGLVGSSPAMQDLRRALQRAAPVASTVLLSGESGTGKELAAIALHRHSPRAPEPFVPVNCASLAPERIESELFGHAQGAFTGATHGRDGLFYYAQGGTLFLDEIAELPLAQQAALLRVLEDHRIRPVGSEQQIPVDVRIVAATNRRLADEVAAGRFRKDLYYRLQVVEIGLPPLREHKDDIAELVAHFIATLAPHLGVEPIAVSPAEMAYLQQYDWPGNVRELRNLVERSMILGALNVSALYPGGTTSRTGASAGPTDLQTLEKQHILAVLESVQGDKTRAAELLGISRRTLERRCAEWLVA; this comes from the coding sequence ATGCCCGCCAGCCCCGCCCTGCCCGCTCCCGCCCCCGGACTCGACGCCTGGCCGCGCGCCTCGGTGCTGCTGGTCGACGACGAGCAGGGCATGCGCAACTTCCTCGAGAAGACGCTGGCACCGCGCTGCGGCAACGTGCAGAGCGCTGCCAGCGCCGAGGAGGCCGACGCGCTGGTGCGCCGGCACCGTTTCGACCTGGTGATCCTCGACATCTCGCTGCCCGGGAAGAGCGGCCTCGCCTGGCTTCGCGAGCTGCGCGAGCAGGGCTACAGCGGCGAGGTGGTGCTGATCACCGCCTATGCCGATCTCGACACCGCGATCGAGGCGCTGCGCGCGGGCGCCTCCGACCTGGTTCTCAAGCCGTTTCGCGTGACGCAGATCCTCAACGCGGTGAAGCACGGCCTCGACCGCACGCTGCTGAAGCGCGAGAACTGGGTGCTCAAGCACATGATCTCGCAGCGCGGCGAGGGCTTCGACGGCCTGGTGGGCAGCTCGCCGGCGATGCAGGACCTCAGGCGCGCGCTGCAGCGCGCCGCGCCGGTGGCCAGCACCGTGCTGCTGTCGGGCGAATCGGGCACCGGCAAGGAGCTGGCGGCGATCGCGCTGCATCGCCACAGCCCGCGCGCACCGGAACCCTTCGTGCCGGTCAACTGCGCGAGCCTCGCGCCCGAGCGCATCGAGAGCGAGCTGTTCGGCCATGCCCAGGGTGCCTTCACCGGCGCGACGCACGGCCGCGACGGGCTGTTCTATTACGCCCAGGGCGGCACGCTGTTCCTCGACGAGATCGCCGAACTGCCGCTGGCCCAGCAGGCTGCACTGCTGCGCGTGCTGGAGGACCACCGCATCCGTCCGGTCGGCAGCGAGCAGCAGATCCCGGTCGACGTGCGCATCGTCGCCGCCACCAACCGGCGGCTGGCCGACGAGGTGGCCGCCGGGCGCTTCCGCAAGGACCTGTACTACCGGCTGCAGGTGGTCGAGATCGGCCTGCCGCCGCTGCGCGAGCACAAGGACGACATCGCCGAGCTGGTGGCGCATTTCATCGCCACGCTGGCGCCGCATCTCGGCGTCGAGCCGATCGCCGTCAGCCCGGCCGAGATGGCCTACCTGCAGCAGTACGACTGGCCCGGCAACGTGCGCGAGCTGCGCAACCTGGTGGAGCGCTCGATGATCCTGGGCGCGCTCAACGTGTCAGCGCTCTACCCCGGCGGTACTACGTCGCGCACCGGCGCGAGCGCCGGCCCGACCGACCTGCAGACGCTGGAGAAGCAGCACATCCTCGCGGTGCTGGAATCGGTGCAGGGCGACAAGACGCGCGCGGCTGAGTTGCTGGGCATCTCGCGCCGCACGCTGGAGCGGCGCTGCGCCGAATGGCTAGTCGCTTGA
- a CDS encoding formate dehydrogenase subunit alpha: MLLTRKSPDAGSGSPASSLVSSLSRGLSRAIPTMDRRSFLRRSGLGVGAGLAAGQLTLVRKAQASDASKAEAGPGKVEVRRTVCGHCSVGCAVDAVVHNGVWVRQEPVFDSPINLGAHCAKGAALREHGRGEYRLRYPMKLVNGKYERISWDTALDEISARMLELRKQSGPDSVFVVGSSKHNNEQAYLLRKWMSLWGSNNCDHQARICHSTTVAGVANTWGYGAMTNSYNDMQNARMALYIGSNAAEAHPVSMLHMLHAKETGCKMIVVDPRFTRTAARADEHVRIRSGSDIPFLFGVLHHIFKNGWEDKQYINDRVYGMDKVREDVLANWTPDKVQEACGVDEATVFRVAKTMADNRPGTIVWCMGQTQHTIGNAMVRASCILQLALGNIGKSGGGANIFRGHDNVQGATDVGPNPDSLPGYYGLAEGSFKHFAKTWGVDFEWIKKQYAPGMMTKPGMTVSRWVDGVLEKNELIDQDSNLRGLFFWGHAPNSQTRGLEMKKAMDKLDLLVVVDPFPSATAAMAAMPGKPEDQNPNRAVYLLPATTQFETSGSCTASNRSIQWREQVIEPLWESRNDHMIMYQLAQKLGFDKELTKNYKLVAGKGGMMEPEPESILREINKSVWTIGYTGQSPERLKVHMRNMHVFDVKTLRAKGGTDKETGYSLDGDYFGLPWPCYGTPEMKHPGSPNLYDTSKHVMDGGGNFRANFGVEKDGVNLLAEDGSFSKGADLTTGYPEFDHVLLKKLGWWDELSEPEKAAAEGKNWKTDSSGGIIRVAMKNHGCHPFGNAKARAVVWNFPDAIPKHREPLYSTRPDLVAKYPTHDDKKAFWRLPTLFKTVQDKNKDIGKDFPLIMSSGRLVEYEGGGEETRSNPYLAELQQEMFVEINPATANDRGIRNGETVWVRTPTGARLTVKALVTERVDRETVWLPFHFSGRWQGVDLAPYYPQGAMPVIRGEAINTATTYGYDSVTMMQETKTTVCQVERASV, from the coding sequence ATGTTGCTCACGCGCAAGTCGCCTGATGCGGGCTCCGGCTCGCCTGCATCGTCGCTGGTCTCGAGCCTCTCGCGCGGCCTCTCGCGCGCCATCCCGACGATGGACCGTCGGTCCTTCCTGCGCCGCTCCGGCCTGGGCGTGGGGGCCGGTCTCGCCGCCGGGCAGCTGACGTTGGTGCGCAAGGCGCAGGCCTCGGATGCGTCCAAGGCCGAGGCGGGCCCGGGCAAGGTGGAGGTCAGGCGCACGGTGTGCGGTCACTGCTCGGTGGGCTGCGCGGTCGACGCGGTGGTGCACAACGGCGTGTGGGTGCGCCAGGAGCCGGTGTTCGACTCGCCGATCAACCTGGGCGCGCACTGCGCCAAGGGCGCTGCGCTGCGCGAGCACGGCCGCGGCGAATACCGCCTGCGCTACCCGATGAAGCTGGTGAACGGCAAGTACGAGCGCATCAGCTGGGACACCGCACTCGACGAGATCAGCGCGCGCATGCTCGAGCTGCGCAAGCAGAGCGGCCCGGACTCGGTGTTCGTGGTCGGGTCGAGCAAGCACAACAACGAGCAGGCCTACCTGCTGCGCAAGTGGATGAGCCTGTGGGGCAGCAACAACTGCGATCACCAGGCACGCATCTGCCACAGCACCACGGTCGCGGGCGTCGCGAACACCTGGGGCTACGGCGCGATGACCAACTCCTACAACGACATGCAGAACGCCCGCATGGCGCTCTACATCGGCTCCAACGCCGCCGAGGCGCACCCGGTGTCGATGCTGCACATGCTGCATGCCAAGGAGACCGGCTGCAAGATGATCGTCGTGGACCCGCGCTTCACGCGCACCGCGGCGCGTGCCGACGAACACGTGCGCATCCGTTCGGGCTCGGACATCCCCTTCCTGTTCGGCGTGCTGCACCACATCTTCAAGAACGGCTGGGAAGACAAGCAGTACATCAACGACCGCGTCTACGGCATGGACAAGGTGCGCGAGGACGTGCTCGCGAACTGGACGCCGGACAAGGTGCAGGAGGCCTGTGGCGTCGACGAGGCCACCGTGTTCCGCGTGGCCAAGACCATGGCCGACAACCGCCCCGGCACCATCGTCTGGTGCATGGGCCAGACCCAGCACACCATCGGCAACGCGATGGTGCGCGCCTCGTGCATTCTGCAGCTCGCGCTCGGCAACATCGGCAAGAGCGGCGGCGGCGCCAACATCTTCCGTGGCCACGACAACGTGCAGGGCGCCACGGACGTGGGCCCCAACCCCGATTCGCTGCCTGGCTACTACGGCCTGGCCGAGGGCTCGTTCAAGCATTTCGCCAAGACCTGGGGCGTGGACTTCGAGTGGATCAAGAAGCAGTACGCGCCGGGCATGATGACCAAACCCGGCATGACGGTGTCGCGCTGGGTCGACGGCGTGCTCGAAAAGAACGAGCTGATCGACCAGGACAGCAACCTGCGCGGCCTGTTCTTCTGGGGCCATGCGCCGAACTCGCAGACGCGCGGCCTGGAAATGAAGAAGGCGATGGACAAGCTCGACCTGCTGGTGGTCGTCGATCCCTTCCCGTCGGCCACCGCGGCGATGGCGGCGATGCCCGGCAAGCCCGAGGACCAGAACCCCAACCGCGCCGTCTACCTGCTGCCGGCGACGACGCAGTTCGAGACCAGTGGCTCGTGCACCGCGTCGAACCGCTCGATCCAGTGGCGCGAGCAGGTCATCGAGCCGCTGTGGGAGAGCCGCAACGACCACATGATCATGTACCAGCTCGCGCAGAAGCTGGGCTTCGACAAGGAGCTGACGAAGAACTACAAGCTGGTCGCCGGCAAGGGCGGCATGATGGAGCCCGAGCCCGAATCGATCCTGCGCGAGATCAACAAGAGCGTCTGGACCATCGGCTACACCGGCCAGAGCCCCGAGCGCCTGAAGGTGCACATGCGCAACATGCACGTCTTTGACGTGAAGACGCTGCGCGCCAAGGGCGGCACCGACAAGGAGACCGGGTACTCCCTCGACGGCGATTACTTCGGCCTGCCTTGGCCGTGCTACGGCACGCCGGAAATGAAGCACCCGGGCTCGCCCAACCTCTACGACACCTCCAAGCACGTGATGGACGGCGGCGGCAACTTCCGCGCCAACTTCGGTGTCGAGAAGGACGGCGTCAACCTGCTGGCCGAGGATGGCTCGTTCTCCAAGGGTGCGGACCTCACCACCGGCTATCCGGAGTTCGACCACGTGCTGCTGAAGAAGCTCGGCTGGTGGGACGAACTGAGCGAGCCCGAGAAGGCCGCGGCCGAGGGCAAGAACTGGAAGACCGATTCGTCGGGCGGGATCATCCGCGTCGCGATGAAGAACCACGGCTGCCATCCGTTCGGCAACGCGAAGGCGCGGGCCGTGGTGTGGAACTTCCCCGATGCGATCCCGAAGCACCGCGAGCCGCTGTACTCGACGCGTCCGGACCTGGTGGCCAAGTACCCGACGCACGACGACAAGAAGGCGTTCTGGCGCCTGCCCACCTTGTTCAAGACCGTGCAGGACAAGAACAAGGACATCGGCAAGGACTTCCCGCTGATCATGAGCAGCGGGCGGCTGGTGGAGTACGAGGGCGGCGGCGAGGAGACCCGCTCCAACCCCTACCTGGCCGAGCTGCAGCAGGAGATGTTCGTCGAGATCAACCCAGCCACCGCCAACGACCGCGGCATCCGCAACGGCGAGACGGTCTGGGTCCGCACGCCGACCGGCGCGCGCCTCACGGTCAAGGCGCTGGTCACCGAGCGAGTGGACCGCGAGACGGTGTGGCTGCCCTTCCACTTCTCGGGCCGCTGGCAGGGCGTCGATCTCGCGCCCTACTACCCGCAGGGGGCGATGCCGGTCATCCGCGGCGAGGCGATCAACACCGCCACCACCTACGGCTACGACAGCGTCACGATGATGCAGGAGACCAAGACCACGGTCTGCCAGGTCGAGCGCGCCTCTGTGTGA
- the fdh3B gene encoding formate dehydrogenase FDH3 subunit beta, translating to MARMKFICDAERCIECNGCVTACKAEHEVPWGVNRRRVVTLNDGVPGERSISVACMHCSDAPCMAVCPVDCFYRTDEGVVLHDKDICIGCGYCSYACPFGAPQFPTNGTFGLRGKMDKCTFCAGGPEANGSEAEFEKYGHNRLAEGKLPACAEMCSTKALLGGDGDVVADIFRTRVLTRGKGSEVWGWGTAYGKPTGGAAQPAAAEGGKS from the coding sequence ATGGCAAGAATGAAGTTCATCTGCGACGCCGAGCGCTGCATCGAATGCAACGGCTGCGTCACCGCCTGCAAGGCCGAGCACGAGGTGCCCTGGGGTGTGAACCGACGCCGCGTGGTGACGCTCAACGACGGTGTGCCGGGCGAGCGCAGCATCTCGGTGGCCTGCATGCACTGCTCCGACGCACCCTGCATGGCGGTGTGCCCGGTCGACTGCTTCTACCGCACCGACGAGGGCGTGGTGCTGCACGACAAGGACATCTGCATCGGCTGCGGCTACTGCAGCTATGCCTGCCCGTTCGGCGCGCCGCAGTTCCCGACCAACGGCACGTTCGGGCTACGCGGCAAGATGGACAAGTGCACCTTCTGCGCCGGGGGCCCGGAGGCCAATGGCTCCGAAGCCGAGTTCGAGAAGTACGGCCACAACCGCCTCGCCGAGGGCAAGCTGCCGGCCTGCGCCGAGATGTGCTCGACCAAGGCCCTGCTCGGCGGCGACGGCGACGTGGTCGCCGACATCTTCCGCACCCGCGTGCTGACGCGTGGCAAGGGCTCCGAGGTGTGGGGCTGGGGCACGGCCTACGGCAAGCCGACCGGTGGCGCGGCGCAGCCGGCCGCGGCCGAAGGCGGCAAGTCATGA
- a CDS encoding formate dehydrogenase subunit gamma, giving the protein MTHTMLRWWAAGCLAWLGSVAVAQGTPVADPAVSPVAQAAPTAPAASAAALALPDANETNAQRAKTQPYNNAPFWRAVRESGQQSGISNLPGAEKGVLIQQFVQYPGSRFTTAGEAWREVRNRWIIPYGGALLLIVVVAIGLFFLAKGPIGVHAPDTGRKIERFTYFERAAHWSNAVAFVALAVSGVVMAFGKFFLLPVIGGTLFGWLAYALKNLHNFAGPVFAVSLVIVFFTFVRDNLPRKEDLLWLAKGGGLFNGAHVPSHRFNAGEKLIFWGGVFALGIVVVGSGLVLDKLIPGLAYTRGDMQIAHMIHAVATVLMMAMFLGHIYLGTIGMKGAYRAMRDGQVDAAWAREHHELWYDDIQAGKIPAQRTPSPTPAAGTQGAAVQS; this is encoded by the coding sequence ATGACACACACGATGCTTCGATGGTGGGCTGCCGGCTGCCTGGCATGGCTCGGCAGCGTGGCGGTGGCGCAGGGCACCCCGGTCGCCGACCCAGCCGTGTCGCCTGTTGCACAGGCCGCGCCGACCGCCCCGGCCGCCAGCGCGGCGGCCCTGGCGCTGCCCGACGCGAACGAGACCAACGCCCAGCGCGCCAAGACCCAGCCCTACAACAACGCGCCGTTCTGGCGTGCGGTGCGCGAGTCGGGGCAGCAATCGGGCATCAGCAACCTGCCGGGCGCCGAGAAGGGTGTGCTGATCCAGCAGTTCGTGCAGTACCCCGGCTCGCGCTTCACGACGGCGGGCGAGGCCTGGCGTGAGGTGCGCAACCGCTGGATCATTCCCTACGGCGGCGCGCTGCTGCTGATCGTGGTGGTGGCGATCGGCCTGTTCTTTCTGGCCAAGGGTCCGATCGGCGTGCACGCACCGGATACGGGCCGCAAGATCGAGCGTTTCACCTACTTCGAGCGTGCCGCGCACTGGAGCAATGCGGTGGCCTTCGTGGCGCTCGCGGTGTCGGGCGTGGTGATGGCGTTCGGCAAGTTCTTCCTGCTGCCGGTGATCGGCGGCACGCTGTTCGGCTGGCTGGCCTATGCGCTGAAGAACCTGCACAACTTCGCCGGACCGGTGTTCGCGGTCTCGCTGGTGATCGTGTTCTTCACCTTCGTGCGCGACAACCTGCCACGCAAGGAAGACCTGTTGTGGCTGGCCAAGGGCGGTGGCCTGTTCAACGGCGCCCACGTGCCTTCGCACCGCTTCAACGCGGGCGAGAAGCTCATCTTCTGGGGCGGCGTGTTTGCGCTGGGCATCGTGGTGGTGGGCTCGGGCCTGGTGCTCGACAAGCTCATCCCCGGCCTCGCCTACACGCGCGGCGACATGCAGATCGCCCACATGATCCACGCCGTGGCCACGGTGCTGATGATGGCGATGTTCCTCGGCCACATCTACCTCGGCACCATCGGCATGAAGGGCGCCTACCGCGCGATGCGCGACGGCCAGGTCGACGCCGCCTGGGCACGCGAACACCACGAACTCTGGTACGACGACATCCAGGCCGGGAAGATCCCCGCGCAGCGCACGCCGTCGCCGACACCGGCGGCCGGCACGCAGGGCGCGGCCGTGCAGTCCTGA
- a CDS encoding DUF4399 domain-containing protein translates to MSYRFALFLVSAVALSACVSKPPPGGNTPPSAAQGVYFIEPVDGSTVSSPVKVKFGLKGMTVRPAGELAEGTGHHHLLIDTAGPGQGNVIPADGSHLHFGKGQTETEVQLAPGSHVLKMQFADGLHQSYGEAMSASVRITVR, encoded by the coding sequence ATGTCCTACCGGTTCGCCTTGTTCCTGGTTTCCGCCGTCGCGCTGTCGGCCTGCGTCAGCAAGCCCCCTCCCGGCGGCAACACGCCACCGAGCGCCGCACAGGGCGTGTACTTCATCGAGCCCGTCGACGGCAGCACCGTCAGCAGCCCGGTGAAGGTGAAGTTCGGTCTCAAGGGCATGACGGTCCGGCCGGCCGGCGAGCTCGCGGAGGGCACCGGGCACCACCACCTGCTGATCGATACCGCGGGTCCGGGGCAGGGCAACGTGATTCCGGCGGACGGCAGCCACTTGCACTTCGGCAAGGGCCAGACGGAGACCGAGGTCCAGCTGGCGCCCGGCAGCCATGTGCTGAAGATGCAGTTCGCGGACGGCCTCCACCAGTCCTACGGGGAAGCGATGAGCGCCTCGGTGCGCATCACGGTCCGGTGA
- a CDS encoding formate dehydrogenase accessory sulfurtransferase FdhD: protein MNDQDPPLPRLSRAQAALTRSVDVLDEHGQRETIQIPAERPLTVFVDKRELVTLMTLGAEPELLVLGYLRNQRLVDSMHDIDSVTVDWDVGAAAVKTRAGIEDFDRKTARRVVTTGCGQGTVFGSLMDELDTLVLPDPQAARISQRALVALLDAVRRQESTYKSAGSVHGCALFTLAGDDARLELFVEDVGRHNAIDTLAGWMWLRGLGGADKAFYTTGRLTSEMVIKSAQMGVPIIVSRSGITQMGHELATRLGLALFGRATNRHFLCYSGFERFDGDPSLARPPSVPPAGEGGSRAA from the coding sequence ATGAACGATCAGGACCCGCCGCTGCCTCGATTGAGCCGCGCTCAGGCAGCGCTGACCCGCAGCGTCGACGTGCTCGACGAGCACGGCCAGCGCGAGACGATCCAGATCCCGGCCGAGCGCCCGTTGACGGTGTTCGTCGACAAGCGAGAGCTCGTCACGCTGATGACGCTGGGCGCCGAACCCGAACTGCTGGTGCTCGGCTACCTGCGCAACCAGCGCCTGGTCGACTCGATGCACGACATCGACTCGGTCACGGTCGACTGGGACGTGGGCGCCGCCGCGGTGAAGACGCGCGCCGGCATCGAGGATTTCGACCGCAAGACCGCCCGGCGCGTGGTCACCACCGGCTGCGGTCAGGGCACGGTATTCGGCAGCCTGATGGACGAGCTCGACACGCTGGTGCTGCCGGACCCGCAGGCCGCCCGCATCAGCCAGCGCGCGCTGGTGGCGCTGCTCGATGCGGTGCGCCGCCAGGAGAGCACCTACAAGTCGGCCGGCTCGGTGCACGGCTGCGCGCTCTTCACGCTGGCCGGCGACGACGCGCGGCTCGAGCTCTTCGTGGAGGACGTGGGCCGCCACAACGCGATCGACACGCTGGCCGGCTGGATGTGGCTGCGCGGTCTGGGCGGGGCCGACAAAGCCTTCTACACCACCGGTCGCCTGACCAGCGAGATGGTCATCAAGTCGGCGCAGATGGGCGTGCCCATCATCGTCTCGCGCTCCGGCATCACGCAGATGGGCCACGAACTGGCCACGCGGCTCGGCCTGGCGCTGTTCGGCCGCGCGACCAACCGGCACTTCCTCTGCTACAGCGGCTTCGAGCGCTTCGACGGCGATCCGTCGCTGGCGCGGCCCCCTTCCGTGCCGCCGGCCGGGGAGGGCGGGAGCCGGGCTGCCTAG
- a CDS encoding DUF4007 family protein, whose translation MIPIIPGLKPQFSGHETFPLRQLWLHKAVRAVEENGAASSPFGDEEAIVRFGVGKNMVTSIRFWATACRAIREEGDGYAPTGLGADIFGLDGFDPYCEQAATPWLMHWFLASTYDKTTTWYFLFNHVTQQVFEREAVVAALLGGFSELTQAVPTLKRISPATLKRDVECCIRSYVPRLGSESPEEMSEPLLGELGLIQQNAKGTFEFRRGPKRSLPDGIFAYALLEYWKRQAAGSVMAFDRVAHDYGSPGRVFKLDEGAVADRLMALEALTDGDIQWTEQAGIRQVTRTGRALANIDEAMTKVLRAAYGRR comes from the coding sequence ATGATTCCAATAATTCCCGGTCTGAAACCACAGTTCTCCGGCCATGAGACCTTCCCTCTGAGGCAGCTTTGGCTGCACAAGGCGGTGCGCGCGGTCGAGGAGAACGGCGCGGCCTCCTCACCCTTCGGCGATGAAGAGGCGATCGTCCGCTTCGGGGTGGGCAAGAACATGGTCACCTCGATCCGCTTTTGGGCGACGGCCTGCCGCGCCATCAGGGAAGAGGGCGACGGCTACGCGCCGACCGGGCTCGGTGCCGACATCTTCGGGCTCGATGGCTTCGACCCGTACTGCGAGCAAGCCGCGACGCCGTGGCTCATGCATTGGTTTCTCGCGAGCACCTACGACAAGACAACTACGTGGTACTTCCTCTTCAACCACGTCACTCAGCAGGTATTCGAGCGCGAGGCCGTGGTCGCCGCACTGCTTGGCGGGTTCAGTGAGCTGACGCAGGCAGTGCCAACTCTCAAGCGCATTTCGCCGGCGACTCTGAAGCGGGACGTCGAGTGCTGCATACGTAGCTACGTACCGCGGCTAGGAAGCGAATCGCCCGAGGAGATGAGCGAGCCGCTGCTTGGTGAGCTTGGCCTCATTCAGCAGAACGCCAAGGGTACGTTCGAGTTCCGGCGAGGCCCAAAGCGATCGTTGCCGGACGGCATCTTCGCCTATGCGCTTCTTGAGTACTGGAAGCGTCAAGCCGCCGGGTCGGTCATGGCGTTCGATCGCGTCGCCCACGACTACGGTTCACCGGGGCGGGTTTTCAAACTGGACGAAGGTGCGGTAGCCGACCGCCTGATGGCGCTCGAAGCGCTGACCGACGGCGACATCCAATGGACCGAGCAGGCAGGAATCAGGCAGGTCACGCGCACGGGGCGGGCGCTCGCGAACATCGACGAAGCGATGACAAAGGTGCTGAGGGCGGCGTATGGGAGGCGCTAA